The Lysobacter capsici genome has a segment encoding these proteins:
- a CDS encoding bifunctional DedA family/phosphatase PAP2 family protein → MDSAWLESATAWIAAHPIAAGVVIFLIAFCDALIILGIVVPALPLLFAVGTLVGLGHINGPYALACSTLGAFAGDGLSYWIGRRWGPQLRQRWPFARYPQWLDRGETIFHRHGSKSILIARFVGAIRPFVPAIAGMLRMPIRRYALPSFVACVGWSALFLAPGWVLGASYDAVAAVADRLALVLGALLIAVALVWATVLYTWRWFASHANNLLARALRWTRAHPHLGRYAGALIDPNRPESASLVMLAVCLLAISWIWFTLLATLLASGGPLQIDHTIHEFMWTLRNPLADRLMAALACLGDAQVLAPASLAVLAYLAWRRRWMAAAHWVGAIVFGLVLTSLLEAAIDMPRPPTAPAGFGFPSVAVTMTTIVFGFFAVLIARELPGRQRVWPYLLAGVVTTLVGFSRLYLGAHWPSDLVGGTLFGIVWLLVLGIAYRRHVARSFWMRPLAWLFYSVFVAAALWHAPRSADALLAKFASATPTTVLNADAWWKHDWTTLPAQRNESDARRRWPLDLQIAGPLPPLRATLEANGWRVQPQADWLATIALLDDDTAARDQVVLPATLDAQAETLLMLRDGPTPDVQYALRLWPAPAVLSDGTPLWIGTTQTLKLNKPFDAAALWLPQPDDGNAHAQVRRALTGFTMIQQAHPKNGVEVLRMQSQYRGPGAVSGQ, encoded by the coding sequence ATGGACTCAGCCTGGCTTGAAAGCGCGACCGCATGGATCGCGGCCCATCCGATCGCCGCGGGCGTGGTGATCTTCCTGATCGCCTTCTGCGACGCGCTCATCATCCTCGGCATCGTGGTGCCGGCGCTGCCGCTGCTGTTCGCGGTCGGCACCCTGGTCGGCCTGGGCCATATCAACGGCCCGTATGCGCTGGCCTGCTCGACCCTCGGCGCGTTCGCCGGCGACGGCCTGAGCTATTGGATCGGTCGTCGCTGGGGGCCGCAGCTGCGTCAACGCTGGCCGTTCGCGCGCTATCCGCAATGGCTCGACCGCGGCGAAACCATCTTCCACCGCCACGGCAGCAAGAGCATCCTGATCGCCCGCTTCGTCGGCGCGATCCGGCCGTTCGTGCCGGCCATCGCCGGCATGTTGCGCATGCCGATACGCCGCTACGCCTTGCCCAGCTTCGTCGCCTGCGTGGGCTGGTCGGCGTTGTTCCTCGCGCCGGGCTGGGTGCTGGGCGCGTCCTACGACGCGGTCGCGGCGGTCGCCGACCGGCTCGCGCTGGTGCTCGGCGCGCTGCTGATCGCGGTGGCGCTGGTCTGGGCGACGGTGCTCTACACCTGGCGCTGGTTCGCCTCGCACGCCAACAACCTGCTCGCGCGCGCGCTGCGCTGGACCCGCGCGCATCCGCACCTGGGCCGCTACGCCGGCGCGCTGATCGATCCCAACCGCCCCGAATCGGCCTCGCTGGTGATGTTGGCGGTGTGTCTGCTCGCGATCAGCTGGATCTGGTTCACCCTGCTGGCGACCTTGCTCGCCAGCGGCGGGCCGCTGCAGATCGATCACACCATCCACGAGTTCATGTGGACCTTGCGCAATCCGCTCGCCGACCGATTGATGGCCGCGCTGGCCTGCCTCGGCGACGCGCAGGTGCTGGCCCCGGCCTCGCTGGCGGTGCTGGCGTATCTGGCCTGGCGTCGGCGCTGGATGGCCGCGGCGCACTGGGTCGGCGCGATCGTGTTCGGGCTGGTGCTGACCTCGTTGCTGGAGGCGGCGATCGACATGCCGCGTCCGCCGACCGCGCCGGCCGGTTTCGGCTTCCCGTCGGTCGCGGTCACCATGACCACGATCGTGTTCGGTTTCTTCGCGGTGCTGATCGCGCGCGAATTGCCGGGACGGCAGCGGGTGTGGCCGTACCTGCTGGCGGGCGTGGTCACCACCCTCGTCGGATTTTCGCGGTTGTATCTGGGCGCGCACTGGCCCAGCGATCTGGTCGGCGGCACCTTGTTCGGCATCGTCTGGCTGCTGGTGCTGGGCATCGCCTATCGCCGCCACGTCGCGCGTTCGTTCTGGATGCGGCCGCTGGCGTGGCTGTTCTACAGCGTGTTCGTCGCCGCCGCGCTGTGGCATGCGCCGCGCTCGGCCGATGCGCTGCTGGCCAAGTTCGCCTCGGCCACGCCGACCACGGTGTTGAACGCCGATGCGTGGTGGAAACACGATTGGACCACCTTGCCCGCGCAACGCAACGAAAGCGATGCGCGCCGGCGCTGGCCGCTGGACCTGCAGATCGCCGGGCCCTTGCCGCCGTTGCGCGCGACCCTGGAAGCCAATGGCTGGCGCGTGCAACCGCAGGCCGACTGGCTGGCAACGATCGCCTTGCTCGACGACGACACCGCGGCGCGCGATCAGGTGGTGCTGCCGGCGACCCTCGACGCGCAGGCCGAAACCCTGCTGATGCTGCGCGACGGGCCGACCCCGGATGTTCAGTACGCGCTGCGCCTGTGGCCGGCGCCGGCGGTGCTGTCCGACGGGACGCCGCTGTGGATCGGCACGACTCAGACCTTGAAGCTCAACAAGCCGTTCGACGCGGCCGCGCTGTGGTTGCCGCAGCCCGACGACGGCAATGCGCATGCGCAGGTGCGCAGGGCGCTGACCGGTTTCACCATGATCCAGCAGGCGCATCCGAAGAACGGGGTGGAGGTGCTGCGGATGCAATCGCAGTATCGGGGGCCGGGGGCTGTGTCGGGGCAGTGA
- a CDS encoding LON peptidase substrate-binding domain-containing protein codes for MSSEPAVAESLGLFPLHTVLLPGGSLSLRVFERRYLDLVRECGRVGRGFGVCLIIDGEEVGAPAAAAAFGTEAVIEDFGTGDDGLLTLRVRGARRFHADRVRVRDNGLQVADVRWCEPDPDEVVRPEHSLLVTLLERLFEQAGGEHSKAAHSRFDDAAWVGWRLAELLPLSLSQRQMLLQLDDPHARLDQVLALLP; via the coding sequence ATGTCGTCCGAGCCCGCCGTCGCCGAATCGCTGGGATTGTTCCCGCTGCACACCGTGCTGCTGCCGGGCGGCTCGCTGAGCCTGCGCGTATTCGAACGCCGTTATCTCGATCTGGTGCGCGAATGCGGCCGGGTCGGTCGCGGCTTCGGGGTCTGCCTGATCATCGATGGCGAAGAAGTCGGTGCGCCGGCCGCCGCAGCAGCGTTCGGCACCGAAGCGGTGATCGAGGATTTCGGCACCGGCGACGACGGCCTGTTGACCTTGCGGGTGCGCGGCGCGCGACGCTTCCACGCCGACCGCGTGCGGGTACGCGACAACGGCTTGCAGGTCGCGGACGTGCGTTGGTGCGAGCCCGATCCTGACGAAGTCGTGCGGCCCGAGCATTCGCTGCTGGTGACCTTGCTGGAGCGTTTGTTCGAACAGGCCGGCGGCGAGCACAGCAAGGCCGCGCATTCGCGTTTCGACGACGCGGCCTGGGTCGGTTGGCGGCTGGCCGAACTGTTGCCGTTGTCGTTATCGCAGCGGCAGATGCTGCTGCAACTGGACGATCCGCATGCGCGGCTGGATCAGGTGTTGGCGTTGTTGCCTTGA
- a CDS encoding TonB-dependent siderophore receptor, translating into MSRSRPLPAPLALAIAFSLSAPAWAAVPAEAPEPQATTLDHIVVQGQSIGYKADNATTATKTDTPISETPQAITVVTGERIRDQGAQNVQDALNYAAGVRSDAYGLDSRTDSVLIRGSSPQEYLDGLRSSFNYYTSTARTDPFMLERIEVLRGPASMLFGQGSTAGVVNLVSKRPQAQTRREIGVQLGSFDRRQVNADFTGALSEDGTWLYRVVGVYRDSETQVDHVDDDRRLIAPSLTWKPSEDTSLTLQLRWQQDRTGSTSQFFGWSGSIASNPNGRVPSHRFIGNPGDHYDTDRTTAGWLFEHRFNENWTIRQSFRAARNKVDYASAYGDPFTDPLNPFVDPQQRLIRREGWYANTDVRMQNIDQHVEGHFNTGAVSHQMLLGLDAARFKQEEQQLFESAEDRGGTMPAIDIFNPVYLSHTPPPFGPAVKSSQRQVGVYLQDQMHIGEHWIVVAGLRHDRAKNGLVGAGSEDSSATTKRLGVMFHDWAGWSPYLSYSESFTPVTGTHAITGARYRPQKGEQIEAGVKFEPAARDLSFTAATYELREENRLVSDPDHPNTNIQAGKTKVSGFELELTGKLTSSFDLTAHYNYLDNDKQLESTPRHQAAVWGKQRFSIGGRDGFAAGLGVRYMSAFDSLPAPTTPSVTLADAMMSYDTGAWRWALNVNNLTDKRYFSICMGRGDCWFGSRRTVGLSATFTF; encoded by the coding sequence ATGTCCCGCAGCCGCCCGCTACCGGCGCCCTTGGCCCTGGCCATCGCTTTTTCCCTGAGCGCGCCCGCGTGGGCGGCAGTCCCCGCCGAGGCCCCCGAGCCCCAGGCCACCACCCTCGATCACATCGTCGTCCAGGGCCAATCGATCGGTTACAAGGCCGACAATGCCACCACCGCGACCAAGACCGACACGCCGATTTCCGAAACCCCGCAGGCGATCACCGTGGTCACCGGCGAGCGCATACGCGATCAGGGCGCGCAGAATGTCCAGGACGCGCTCAACTACGCCGCCGGCGTGCGCTCGGATGCATACGGCCTGGACTCGCGCACCGACTCGGTGCTGATCCGCGGCAGTTCGCCGCAGGAATATCTCGACGGCCTGCGCAGCTCGTTCAACTACTACACCAGCACCGCGCGCACCGATCCTTTCATGCTCGAGCGCATCGAAGTGCTGCGCGGCCCGGCGTCGATGCTGTTCGGCCAAGGCAGCACCGCCGGCGTGGTCAATCTGGTCAGCAAGCGCCCGCAGGCGCAGACGCGGCGCGAGATCGGCGTGCAGCTCGGCAGCTTCGACCGCCGCCAGGTCAACGCCGATTTCACCGGTGCGCTGAGCGAGGACGGCACTTGGCTATACCGCGTCGTCGGCGTTTACCGCGACAGCGAAACCCAGGTCGATCACGTCGACGACGACCGCCGCCTGATCGCGCCCTCGCTGACCTGGAAGCCGAGCGAAGACACCTCGCTGACGCTGCAACTGCGCTGGCAGCAGGACCGCACCGGCTCGACCTCGCAGTTCTTCGGCTGGAGCGGTTCGATCGCGTCCAATCCGAACGGCCGCGTCCCGTCCCATCGCTTCATCGGCAACCCGGGCGACCACTACGACACCGACCGCACCACTGCGGGCTGGCTGTTCGAGCATCGCTTCAACGAAAACTGGACGATTCGCCAGTCCTTCCGCGCCGCGCGCAACAAGGTCGACTACGCCAGCGCGTATGGCGACCCCTTCACCGATCCGTTGAATCCCTTCGTCGATCCGCAGCAGCGGCTCATCCGCCGCGAAGGCTGGTACGCCAACACCGATGTGCGGATGCAGAACATCGACCAGCACGTCGAGGGCCACTTCAACACCGGCGCGGTCTCGCATCAGATGCTGCTGGGCCTGGATGCGGCGCGCTTCAAGCAAGAGGAGCAGCAACTGTTCGAGAGCGCGGAAGACCGCGGCGGCACCATGCCGGCGATCGATATCTTCAACCCGGTCTATCTGTCGCACACGCCGCCGCCGTTCGGTCCGGCGGTCAAGAGCAGCCAGCGTCAGGTCGGCGTGTATCTGCAGGATCAAATGCACATCGGCGAGCATTGGATCGTCGTTGCCGGTCTGCGCCACGATCGCGCCAAGAACGGTCTGGTCGGCGCCGGCAGCGAAGATTCCAGCGCCACCACCAAGCGTCTGGGCGTGATGTTCCACGACTGGGCCGGCTGGTCGCCGTACCTGAGCTACAGCGAATCCTTCACTCCGGTGACCGGCACCCACGCGATCACCGGCGCGCGTTACAGGCCGCAGAAAGGCGAGCAGATCGAAGCCGGTGTCAAGTTCGAACCGGCCGCGCGCGATTTGAGCTTCACCGCGGCGACCTACGAGCTGCGCGAAGAAAACCGCCTGGTGTCCGACCCGGACCATCCCAACACCAATATCCAGGCCGGCAAGACCAAGGTCAGCGGTTTCGAGTTGGAGTTGACCGGCAAGCTGACCTCCAGCTTCGACCTCACCGCGCACTACAACTATCTCGACAACGACAAGCAACTGGAAAGCACCCCGCGGCATCAGGCCGCGGTGTGGGGCAAGCAACGCTTCAGCATCGGCGGCCGCGACGGTTTCGCCGCCGGCTTGGGCGTGCGTTACATGAGCGCGTTCGACAGCCTGCCGGCGCCGACCACGCCGTCGGTGACCCTGGCCGATGCGATGATGTCCTACGACACCGGCGCCTGGCGTTGGGCGCTCAACGTCAACAATCTGACCGACAAGCGCTATTTCAGCATCTGCATGGGGCGCGGCGACTGCTGGTTCGGCTCGCGGCGCACCGTCGGCTTGAGCGCTACGTTCACGTTCTGA
- a CDS encoding SDR family oxidoreductase, whose amino-acid sequence MTSLSGKTLFITGASRGIGREIALRAARDGANIAIAAKSSVANPKLPGTIHSVAAEVEAAGGRALALKCDIREEDEVKAAVAATVDAFGGLDILVNNASAIWLRGALDTPMKRFDLMQQVNARGSFLCAQACLPYLQQAANPHILTLAPPPSLDVKWWAPHTGYTLAKMGMSFVTLGLAGEFGPRGIAVNALWPKTIIATDALNLIPGVALDRCRKPEIVADAVHAVLVRPAQDFYGRFLIDEEVLTQAGVTDFSKYAVDPSKSLLPDLFLG is encoded by the coding sequence ATGACCAGCCTCTCAGGCAAGACCCTCTTCATCACCGGCGCTTCGCGCGGCATCGGCCGCGAGATCGCGCTGCGCGCCGCGCGCGACGGCGCCAACATCGCGATCGCGGCCAAGTCCTCGGTCGCCAATCCCAAGCTGCCGGGCACCATCCACAGCGTCGCGGCCGAAGTCGAAGCTGCCGGCGGCCGCGCGCTGGCGCTCAAGTGCGATATCCGCGAGGAAGACGAAGTCAAGGCCGCGGTCGCCGCGACCGTCGATGCGTTCGGTGGGCTCGACATCCTGGTCAACAACGCCAGCGCGATCTGGCTGCGCGGCGCGCTGGACACGCCGATGAAGCGGTTCGACCTGATGCAGCAGGTCAATGCGCGCGGCAGCTTCCTGTGCGCACAGGCCTGCCTGCCGTACCTGCAGCAGGCCGCCAACCCGCACATCCTGACCCTGGCGCCGCCGCCGAGCCTTGACGTGAAGTGGTGGGCGCCGCATACCGGTTACACCTTGGCGAAGATGGGCATGAGCTTCGTGACCCTGGGTCTGGCCGGCGAGTTCGGTCCGCGCGGGATCGCGGTCAATGCGTTGTGGCCGAAGACCATCATCGCCACCGACGCCTTGAATCTGATTCCGGGCGTTGCGCTGGATCGCTGCCGCAAGCCGGAAATCGTCGCCGATGCGGTGCATGCGGTGTTGGTGCGACCGGCGCAGGATTTTTATGGGCGCTTCCTGATCGACGAGGAAGTGTTGACGCAGGCGGGTGTCACGGACTTCAGCAAATACGCGGTCGATCCGAGCAAGTCGTTGTTGCCGGATTTGTTCCTGGGTTAA
- a CDS encoding HIT family protein yields MSECECVFCDIIAGRVPASFVYRDDRVAAFMDLRQAVPGHVLIVPLRHIPDLYALDEATAGHLMAIAVRVAKALAADQRPAGLNLWQSNGEAGGQEVPHVHLHVQPRRVGDGILHLYRHGLPAPSDRPSLDALAERIAARL; encoded by the coding sequence ATGAGCGAATGCGAGTGCGTGTTCTGCGACATCATCGCCGGCCGGGTGCCGGCGAGTTTCGTGTATCGCGACGATCGCGTCGCTGCGTTCATGGATCTGCGTCAGGCCGTGCCCGGCCACGTGTTGATCGTGCCGCTGCGGCATATTCCCGATCTGTACGCCCTCGATGAAGCGACGGCCGGGCATCTGATGGCGATCGCGGTGCGCGTCGCCAAGGCTCTGGCCGCCGATCAGCGACCGGCCGGACTGAACCTGTGGCAGTCCAATGGCGAGGCGGGCGGCCAGGAAGTTCCGCACGTGCATCTGCATGTGCAGCCGCGCCGCGTGGGCGACGGAATTCTGCATCTGTATCGCCACGGCTTGCCGGCGCCCAGCGATCGCCCGAGCCTGGACGCACTCGCCGAGCGTATCGCCGCGCGGCTTTGA
- a CDS encoding M20/M25/M40 family metallo-hydrolase has product MSSRSRRTASLLSAALALILLPIASATAAPPRIEITETAAFDASSVAAFAGDYADVYAYLHQHRDADLAQLQRWVRQPSISAQNQGIAQMAELLRTDLQTLGFRDTALVPTSGHPGVYGYYDAGAEHTLVVYMMYDVQPIEPTGWKVDAFAGTLVDDPALGKVLMARGATNQKGPQRAFLNALDAIIKVRGKPPVNLIVLAEGEEELGSPHYPEVVAKYEAQLRKADGVFFPMNTQDRDGQASMFLGVKGILYMELEAKGNAKSGGPQRAEVHGSLAAKLDSPSWRLVQALATLTTPDGEIAVPGYRDAIRAPNAEEQRLFNGIVRGRESEQAKQLESLGAARWKNGRGFRDAAAAELFDTTLNIDGLVAGYTGEGVKTILPHRAVAKVDSRLVPDQTPDQALALIRKQLDAKGFDDIEIRKLSGYPPAQTSVDAPLTRAALGVYRKYGQTPPVAPRIGGSAPYYVFTQTLGLPMIAGGLGHGSGAHAPNEYMVVEPLKGSKVAGLEEGERFYVDLLYSLADALKQPGK; this is encoded by the coding sequence ATGAGTTCACGCAGTCGCCGCACCGCTTCGCTGTTGTCCGCCGCGCTCGCCCTGATCCTGCTGCCGATCGCATCGGCGACGGCCGCGCCGCCCAGGATCGAAATCACCGAAACCGCCGCCTTCGACGCCTCCAGCGTGGCGGCCTTCGCCGGCGACTACGCCGACGTCTACGCATACCTGCACCAGCACCGCGACGCCGACCTCGCCCAGTTGCAGCGCTGGGTACGGCAGCCGTCGATCAGCGCGCAGAACCAGGGCATCGCGCAGATGGCCGAGCTGCTGCGCACGGATCTGCAGACCCTGGGCTTTCGAGACACCGCGCTGGTGCCGACCTCGGGCCATCCGGGCGTCTACGGTTATTACGATGCCGGCGCCGAGCACACGCTGGTGGTCTACATGATGTACGACGTGCAGCCGATCGAGCCGACCGGCTGGAAGGTCGACGCCTTCGCCGGCACCCTGGTCGACGATCCCGCGCTCGGCAAGGTGCTGATGGCGCGCGGCGCGACCAACCAGAAAGGACCGCAGCGCGCGTTCCTCAACGCGCTCGACGCGATCATCAAGGTGCGCGGCAAACCGCCGGTGAATCTGATCGTATTGGCCGAGGGTGAGGAAGAACTCGGCTCGCCGCACTATCCGGAAGTGGTCGCCAAGTACGAGGCGCAACTGCGCAAGGCCGACGGCGTGTTCTTCCCGATGAACACCCAGGATCGCGACGGACAGGCGTCGATGTTCCTCGGGGTCAAGGGCATCCTCTACATGGAGCTGGAAGCCAAGGGCAATGCCAAGAGCGGCGGCCCGCAGCGCGCCGAAGTGCATGGCTCGCTCGCCGCCAAGCTCGATTCGCCCAGTTGGCGCCTGGTGCAGGCGCTGGCGACCTTGACCACGCCCGACGGCGAGATCGCGGTGCCTGGCTATCGCGATGCGATCCGCGCGCCGAACGCGGAGGAGCAGCGTCTGTTCAACGGCATCGTGCGCGGCCGCGAGAGCGAGCAGGCCAAGCAACTCGAATCGCTGGGCGCGGCGCGCTGGAAGAACGGTCGCGGTTTCCGCGACGCGGCCGCGGCGGAGTTGTTCGACACCACGCTCAATATCGACGGGCTGGTGGCGGGTTACACCGGCGAAGGCGTCAAGACCATCCTGCCGCATCGCGCGGTGGCCAAGGTCGACTCGCGCCTGGTGCCGGACCAGACTCCGGATCAGGCGCTGGCCTTGATCCGCAAACAACTCGATGCGAAGGGCTTCGACGATATCGAGATACGCAAGCTGTCGGGTTATCCGCCAGCGCAGACCTCGGTGGACGCGCCGCTGACGCGCGCGGCATTGGGCGTATATCGCAAGTACGGACAGACCCCGCCGGTGGCGCCGCGCATCGGCGGCAGCGCGCCGTATTACGTGTTCACACAGACCCTGGGACTGCCGATGATCGCCGGCGGCCTGGGGCATGGCAGCGGGGCGCATGCGCCTAACGAGTACATGGTGGTGGAGCCGCTGAAGGGGTCGAAGGTGGCGGGGTTGGAGGAAGGGGAACGGTTCTATGTGGATCTGTTGTATTCGTTGGCGGATGCGTTGAAGCAGCCCGGCAAGTGA
- a CDS encoding serine/threonine protein kinase — MSPEVTEVAALKADSFGRIALMRDGDGLFVRRDLAHVPWWLRLPAWWLARREARALQRVDGLEATPQLLRWDGRRLDRSYLDGAAMYQRPPRGDLAYFRQARRLLQRLHRRGLAHNDLAKEANWLVLIDGTPAIIDFQLATRGDPRSRWMRLLAREDLRHLLKHKRTYCPQALTPVERRVLKRHSWLREAWFATGKPVYRFVTRRILHWEDNEGQGPKP; from the coding sequence ATGTCCCCCGAAGTTACCGAAGTGGCCGCGCTCAAGGCCGACAGTTTTGGCCGGATCGCGTTGATGCGCGACGGCGATGGCCTGTTCGTGCGCCGCGACCTGGCCCATGTGCCGTGGTGGTTACGCTTGCCGGCGTGGTGGCTGGCGCGGCGCGAGGCGCGCGCGCTGCAGCGCGTGGACGGGCTGGAGGCGACGCCGCAGCTGTTGCGCTGGGACGGTCGCCGGCTCGATCGCAGCTATCTCGACGGCGCGGCCATGTACCAGCGCCCGCCGCGCGGCGATCTGGCCTATTTCCGCCAGGCGCGGCGCCTGCTGCAGCGCCTGCATCGGCGCGGTCTGGCGCACAACGATCTGGCCAAGGAGGCCAACTGGCTGGTGCTGATCGATGGCACCCCGGCGATCATCGATTTCCAGCTCGCCACCCGCGGCGATCCGCGCTCGCGCTGGATGCGCCTGCTCGCGCGCGAAGACCTGCGTCACCTGCTCAAGCACAAGCGCACCTACTGCCCGCAGGCGCTGACCCCGGTCGAACGGCGCGTGCTCAAGCGCCACTCCTGGCTGCGCGAGGCCTGGTTCGCGACCGGCAAGCCGGTCTACCGCTTCGTGACCCGGCGCATCCTGCATTGGGAAGACAACGAGGGGCAGGGGCCGAAGCCTTGA
- the hemL gene encoding glutamate-1-semialdehyde 2,1-aminomutase has product MNNPRSHELFTRASELLPGGVNSPVRAFKSVGGEPFFAQRAQGAYLYDVDGHGYIDYVGSWGPMIAGHAHPQVLDAVEKTMRNGLSFGVPNALEVTMAEAITRIVPSCEMVRMVNSGTEATLSAIRVARGATGRSRIVKFEGCYHGHGDSFLVKAGSGALTLGLPNSPGVPAALADLTLTLPYNDFDAATGLFDEAGSEIAGLIIEPIVGNANCILPKDGYLQHLRALCTKHGVLLIFDEVMTGFRVALGGAQQRYGITPDLSTFGKIIGGGMPVGAYGGRRDLMSQVAPSGPIYQAGTLSGNPVAMAAGLATLELIQQPGFHDALERSTHALCDGLEAAAREAGIAFHTTRAPGMFGLYFRDGPVESFADAMGSDTQRFNRFFHGMLERGVYLAPSAFEAGFMSSAHGEAEIAQTIEAARATFATL; this is encoded by the coding sequence ATGAATAACCCCCGCTCCCACGAACTCTTCACCCGCGCCAGCGAACTGTTGCCCGGCGGCGTCAATTCGCCGGTGCGCGCGTTCAAGTCGGTCGGCGGCGAGCCGTTCTTCGCGCAGCGCGCGCAAGGCGCTTATCTGTACGACGTCGACGGTCATGGCTATATCGATTACGTAGGCTCGTGGGGCCCGATGATCGCCGGCCATGCGCATCCGCAAGTGCTGGACGCGGTCGAGAAGACCATGCGCAACGGTCTGAGCTTCGGCGTGCCCAACGCGCTAGAAGTGACGATGGCCGAAGCGATCACCCGGATCGTGCCGAGCTGCGAGATGGTGCGCATGGTCAATTCGGGCACCGAAGCGACCTTGTCGGCGATCCGGGTGGCGCGCGGCGCGACCGGGCGCAGCCGCATCGTCAAGTTCGAGGGCTGCTACCACGGCCACGGCGACAGTTTTCTGGTCAAGGCCGGCAGCGGCGCGCTGACTCTGGGCCTTCCCAATTCGCCGGGCGTGCCGGCGGCGCTGGCCGACCTGACCCTGACCCTGCCCTACAACGATTTCGACGCGGCAACTGGGTTGTTCGACGAAGCCGGCAGCGAGATCGCCGGCCTGATCATCGAACCGATCGTCGGCAACGCCAACTGCATCCTGCCGAAGGACGGTTATCTGCAGCATCTGCGCGCGCTGTGCACGAAGCACGGCGTGCTGCTGATCTTCGACGAAGTGATGACCGGGTTCCGGGTCGCGCTCGGCGGCGCGCAGCAGCGTTATGGCATAACCCCGGACCTGAGCACGTTCGGCAAGATCATCGGCGGCGGCATGCCGGTCGGCGCGTACGGTGGCCGGCGCGATCTGATGAGCCAGGTCGCGCCAAGCGGGCCGATCTATCAGGCCGGCACGCTCAGCGGCAATCCGGTGGCGATGGCCGCGGGATTGGCGACGCTGGAGCTGATCCAGCAACCCGGTTTCCACGATGCGCTGGAACGCAGCACGCATGCCTTGTGCGACGGCCTGGAAGCGGCCGCGCGCGAAGCCGGCATCGCGTTCCACACCACTCGGGCGCCGGGCATGTTCGGCTTGTACTTCCGCGACGGGCCAGTGGAAAGCTTCGCCGATGCGATGGGCTCGGATACGCAGCGCTTCAATCGTTTCTTCCACGGCATGCTCGAACGCGGCGTGTATCTGGCGCCGTCGGCGTTCGAGGCCGGGTTCATGTCGAGCGCGCATGGCGAGGCCGAGATCGCCCAGACCATCGAGGCGGCGCGGGCGACCTTCGCCACCCTGTAA
- a CDS encoding acetylornithine/succinyldiaminopimelate transaminase, which yields MDTASLYALSERYYLPVYRPRRIVLDHGKGSRIWDLDGREYVDFGAGIAVNALGHAHPVLIAALTEQAGKLWHTSNVFISEPPLRLAEQLVSASGFAERVFLCNSGAEANEAAIKLARKWATAQGREPERRAILSFRGSFHGRTLAAVTATAQPKYHEGFEPLPPGFRYSDFNDLVAAEAAMADGAVCAVLVEPVQGEGGVTPATDAFLRGLRELCDRHGALLILDEIQCGMGRTGELFACHAYGVTPDAVTLAKALGSGFPIGAMLVGPKAAQSMQFGAHGTTFGGNPLAAAVAGAALRELRSPELMANVERQAQAIRVGLAALDAELNLFVEVRGRGLMIGAQLREEHAGKAGEILDRCVEHGLLTLQAGPDVLRFVPALNIGDADVAEGLARLRAALLQFLGR from the coding sequence ATGGACACCGCCTCGCTGTACGCGCTTTCCGAGCGCTATTACCTGCCCGTCTACCGCCCGCGCCGGATCGTGCTCGATCACGGCAAGGGTTCGCGGATCTGGGATCTGGACGGCCGCGAGTACGTGGACTTCGGCGCCGGCATCGCGGTCAACGCGCTCGGCCACGCGCATCCGGTGCTGATCGCGGCGCTGACCGAACAGGCCGGCAAGCTGTGGCATACCAGCAACGTGTTCATCAGCGAACCGCCGCTGCGCCTGGCCGAACAACTGGTGTCGGCCTCGGGTTTCGCCGAGCGCGTGTTCCTGTGCAATTCCGGCGCCGAAGCCAACGAGGCGGCGATCAAGCTGGCGCGCAAATGGGCCACCGCGCAGGGGCGTGAGCCCGAGCGCCGGGCGATTCTGAGCTTCCGCGGCAGTTTCCACGGCCGCACCCTGGCCGCGGTCACCGCCACCGCGCAGCCCAAGTACCACGAAGGTTTCGAACCGCTGCCGCCGGGTTTTCGCTACAGCGATTTCAACGACCTGGTCGCGGCCGAAGCGGCGATGGCCGATGGCGCGGTCTGCGCGGTGCTGGTCGAGCCGGTGCAGGGCGAGGGCGGGGTGACTCCGGCCACCGATGCCTTCCTGCGCGGCCTGCGCGAGTTGTGCGATCGCCACGGCGCGCTGTTGATCCTCGATGAAATCCAATGCGGCATGGGCCGCACCGGCGAGTTGTTCGCCTGCCATGCCTATGGCGTGACGCCCGATGCGGTGACCCTGGCCAAGGCGTTGGGCAGCGGATTCCCGATCGGCGCGATGCTGGTCGGCCCCAAGGCCGCGCAGTCGATGCAGTTCGGCGCGCACGGCACCACCTTCGGCGGCAATCCGCTGGCGGCGGCGGTGGCTGGCGCGGCCTTGCGCGAATTGCGTTCGCCTGAGTTGATGGCCAACGTCGAGCGTCAGGCGCAGGCGATCCGCGTCGGCCTGGCCGCGCTGGACGCCGAATTGAACCTGTTCGTGGAAGTGCGCGGCCGCGGCCTGATGATCGGCGCGCAGTTGCGCGAAGAACATGCGGGCAAGGCCGGCGAAATTCTCGATCGCTGCGTCGAACACGGCCTGCTGACCCTGCAGGCCGGTCCGGACGTGCTGCGTTTCGTCCCCGCGCTCAATATCGGCGATGCCGATGTGGCCGAGGGGCTGGCGCGTCTGCGCGCGGCGTTGCTGCAGTTTCTCGGCCGCTGA